One Mercurialis annua linkage group LG3, ddMerAnnu1.2, whole genome shotgun sequence DNA window includes the following coding sequences:
- the LOC126671638 gene encoding uncharacterized protein LOC126671638, whose product MIRSSINSWILFYCIYHMTGMLLAHVAETGFLTGMLLENLHIQPSFPRFLLLLSLNHLMVGLKGSGASNNVTIAQNQQQQLKNLQADGLFNLFAATPLNK is encoded by the exons ATGATAAGGAGCTCGATCAATTCATG GATTTTGTTTTACTGTATTTATCACATGACAGGTATGCTGCTTGCACATGTTGCTGAAACAGGGTTTTTAACAGGTATGTTATTGGAAAATTTACACATTCAACCTTCTTTTCCTCGGTTCTTATTACTTTTGTCGTTGAATCATCTAATGGTGGGGCTTAAGGGCAGCGGTGCATCCAACAATGTCACCATTGCCCAAAATCAGCAACAACAGCTTAAGAACTTGCAGGCAGATGGCTTGTTTAATCTTTTTGCAGCAACTCCCCTTAACAAGTAA
- the LOC126675371 gene encoding two-component response regulator ARR5, translating to MAAAAGEVFRQSLPHGFGVSANGTEELHVLAVDDSLVDRKVIERLLKISSCKVTAVDSGTRALQYLGLDGDQSSVGFNDLKINLIMTDYSMPGMTGYELLKKIKESSAFREIPVVIMSSENVLTRIDRCLEEGAEEFLVKPVKLADVKRLTNFLIRGEGEEKEKEKRNLLKRNIEDDLFPLSSPCSTCDPASSEPPSCSYSYLSTNIASKRPKLLSRD from the exons ATGGCAGCGGCGGCCGGTGAGGTGTTCAGGCAGAGTTTGCCACATGGGTTTGGTGTTTCTGCTAATGGTACTGAGGAACTTCATGTTCTTGCTGTTGATGACAGTCTTGTTGATAGAAAAGTTATTGAGAGGTTGCTCAAGATTTCTTCTTGCAAAG TTACTGCTGTTGATAGTGGAACTAGAGCTTTGCAGTATCTTGGATTGGATGGAGATCAAAGCTCTGTTGGGTTCAAT GATTTGAAAATTAATCTGATTATGACCGATTACTCCATGCCTGGAATGACTGGATATGAGCTGCTTAAAAAGATTAAG GAATCATCAGCTTTCAGAGAAATACCTGTTGTGATCATGTCATCTGAGAACGTTTTGACTCGAATTGACAG ATGTTTGGAAGAAGGGGCAGAGGAATTCTTAGTCAAACCCGTAAAGCTTGCGGATGTGAAGCGATTAACGAATTTCTTAATCCGAGGGGAAGGAGAAGAGaaggaaaaggaaaagagaaatCTTTTGAAGAGAAATATTGAAGATGATCTCTTTCCATTATCTTCGCCATGCTCTACTTGTGATCCAGCATCATCGGAGCCACCATCATGCTCTTATTCATATTTATCGACCAATATAGCTTCGAAAAGGCCTAAATTGCTGAGCAGAGACTGA
- the LOC126675466 gene encoding uncharacterized protein LOC126675466 isoform X3 produces MEEAKAAAYYDELTRKGEGAARFKRGLGFSSNDDDNLAPSRGSALASSTSFLSNFVKSSSDPTQISKYEKEAQLQSIQNKLKKNKLKDEPSYKVSGHGDSHRHRHRSRSRDRDRDRDRHNSRRSRSRSRSRERYKERKSDRRNRSRSPSLQGRRRSEKSSRNGDAAPARDRKETNYSKLIRGYENMTAAEKAKARTKLQLNETAEKDTTKGMGSGWERFEFDKDAPLDDEEIEAAEDDVALVKHIGQSFRFSAVEHQS; encoded by the exons ATGGAGGAAGCCAAAGCAGCAGCTTACTACGATGAGCTAACTCGAAAAGGCGAAGGCGCCGCTCGGTTCAAGCGAGGCCTCGGCTTCTCCAGCAACGACGACGACAATTTAGCGCCGTCGAGAGGATCAGCTCTCGCTTCTTCTACCTCATTTCTCAGCAATTTTGTAAAATCATCATCAGACCCTACACAAATCTCCAAATATGAAAAAGAAGCTCAGCTTCAATCCATTCAAAACAAACTCAAAAAGAATAAACTGAAAGACGAGCCATCGTATAAGGTTTCCGGCCATGGAGACAGCCATAGGCACAGGCATCGGTCTAGAAGTAGAGATAGGGATAGAGACAGAGATAGGCATAATTCTCGGCGGAGTAGGAGTAGGAGCAGAAGTAGAGAGAGATATAAGGAGCGGAAATCAGACAGAAGAAATCGTAGTAGGAGTCCGTCGCTGCAAGGAAGGCGGAGGTCGGAGAAGAGCTCTAGGAACGGTGATGCGGCGCCGGCGAGAGATAGAAAGGAGACGAATTATTCAAAGTTGATTCGAGGCTATGAAAATAtg ACAGCAGCTGAAAAAGCTAAGGCAAGGACGAAGCTTCAGCTCAATGAAACTG CTGAAAAAGATACAACAAAGGGAATGGGTTCTGGTTGGGAACGATTTGAGTTTGACAAAGATGCCCCTCTTGATGATGAGGAAATTGAAG CTGCAGAGGATGATGTAGCACTAGTGAAACACATTGGTCAGAGCTTCAGATTTTCTGCTGTTGAG CACCAATCCTAG
- the LOC126675466 gene encoding uncharacterized protein LOC126675466 isoform X1, translating to MEEAKAAAYYDELTRKGEGAARFKRGLGFSSNDDDNLAPSRGSALASSTSFLSNFVKSSSDPTQISKYEKEAQLQSIQNKLKKNKLKDEPSYKVSGHGDSHRHRHRSRSRDRDRDRDRHNSRRSRSRSRSRERYKERKSDRRNRSRSPSLQGRRRSEKSSRNGDAAPARDRKETNYSKLIRGYENMTAAEKAKARTKLQLNETAEKDTTKGMGSGWERFEFDKDAPLDDEEIEAAEDDVALVKHIGQSFRFSAVEAKKEDQIKVAHDAAMFGAPILGSMISDSETEADNNEKESIKTDVAASLLSEKVLAKQQGSWRDRARKTKE from the exons ATGGAGGAAGCCAAAGCAGCAGCTTACTACGATGAGCTAACTCGAAAAGGCGAAGGCGCCGCTCGGTTCAAGCGAGGCCTCGGCTTCTCCAGCAACGACGACGACAATTTAGCGCCGTCGAGAGGATCAGCTCTCGCTTCTTCTACCTCATTTCTCAGCAATTTTGTAAAATCATCATCAGACCCTACACAAATCTCCAAATATGAAAAAGAAGCTCAGCTTCAATCCATTCAAAACAAACTCAAAAAGAATAAACTGAAAGACGAGCCATCGTATAAGGTTTCCGGCCATGGAGACAGCCATAGGCACAGGCATCGGTCTAGAAGTAGAGATAGGGATAGAGACAGAGATAGGCATAATTCTCGGCGGAGTAGGAGTAGGAGCAGAAGTAGAGAGAGATATAAGGAGCGGAAATCAGACAGAAGAAATCGTAGTAGGAGTCCGTCGCTGCAAGGAAGGCGGAGGTCGGAGAAGAGCTCTAGGAACGGTGATGCGGCGCCGGCGAGAGATAGAAAGGAGACGAATTATTCAAAGTTGATTCGAGGCTATGAAAATAtg ACAGCAGCTGAAAAAGCTAAGGCAAGGACGAAGCTTCAGCTCAATGAAACTG CTGAAAAAGATACAACAAAGGGAATGGGTTCTGGTTGGGAACGATTTGAGTTTGACAAAGATGCCCCTCTTGATGATGAGGAAATTGAAG CTGCAGAGGATGATGTAGCACTAGTGAAACACATTGGTCAGAGCTTCAGATTTTCTGCTGTTGAG GCAAAAAAGGAGGATCAAATTAAAGTTGCTCATGATGCTGCCATGTTTGGAGCACCAATCCTAGGATCGATGATTTCAGACAGCGAAACGGAGGCTGACAACAACGAGAAGGAGAGCATTAAAACTGATGTTGCTGCCAGCCTTCTAAGTGAGAAG GTGCTTGCAAAGCAACAAGGCTCATGGCGTGACAGGGCTCGTAAAACAAAAGAATAG
- the LOC126675466 gene encoding uncharacterized protein LOC126675466 isoform X2, with product MEEAKAAAYYDELTRKGEGAARFKRGLGFSSNDDDNLAPSRGSALASSTSFLSNFVKSSSDPTQISKYEKEAQLQSIQNKLKKNKLKDEPSYKVSGHGDSHRHRHRSRSRDRDRDRDRHNSRRSRSRSRSRERYKERKSDRRNRSRSPSLQGRRRSEKSSRNGDAAPARDRKETNYSKLIRGYENMTAAEKAKARTKLQLNETAEKDTTKGMGSGWERFEFDKDAPLDDEEIEENRSSLHTKEGTPWNWHEYVFMDQMYPLPLVLAMTEDIVCILHVVFLVMPYGLILFFKNAHSTCECGDYLL from the exons ATGGAGGAAGCCAAAGCAGCAGCTTACTACGATGAGCTAACTCGAAAAGGCGAAGGCGCCGCTCGGTTCAAGCGAGGCCTCGGCTTCTCCAGCAACGACGACGACAATTTAGCGCCGTCGAGAGGATCAGCTCTCGCTTCTTCTACCTCATTTCTCAGCAATTTTGTAAAATCATCATCAGACCCTACACAAATCTCCAAATATGAAAAAGAAGCTCAGCTTCAATCCATTCAAAACAAACTCAAAAAGAATAAACTGAAAGACGAGCCATCGTATAAGGTTTCCGGCCATGGAGACAGCCATAGGCACAGGCATCGGTCTAGAAGTAGAGATAGGGATAGAGACAGAGATAGGCATAATTCTCGGCGGAGTAGGAGTAGGAGCAGAAGTAGAGAGAGATATAAGGAGCGGAAATCAGACAGAAGAAATCGTAGTAGGAGTCCGTCGCTGCAAGGAAGGCGGAGGTCGGAGAAGAGCTCTAGGAACGGTGATGCGGCGCCGGCGAGAGATAGAAAGGAGACGAATTATTCAAAGTTGATTCGAGGCTATGAAAATAtg ACAGCAGCTGAAAAAGCTAAGGCAAGGACGAAGCTTCAGCTCAATGAAACTG CTGAAAAAGATACAACAAAGGGAATGGGTTCTGGTTGGGAACGATTTGAGTTTGACAAAGATGCCCCTCTTGATGATGAGGAAATTGAAG AAAATCGCTCCTCTTTGCACACAAAAGAAGGAACTCCATGGAACTGGCATGAATACGTTTTCATGGATCAAATGTATCCTCTACCTTTAGTACTGGCTATGACTGAAGATATAGTGTGTATACTTCATGTTGTTTTTCTAGTCATGCCATATGGCCTAATATTATTCTTCAAAAATGCACACTCCACCTGTGAATGTGGAGATTATCTGTTGTGA
- the LOC126673258 gene encoding uncharacterized protein LOC126673258, which produces MAGSRWIRPEVYPLFAAMGVAVGICGMQLIRNVTINPEVRVNKQNRAAGILDNFEEGRKYSENFLRKFARNKSPEIMPSINRFFTDPN; this is translated from the exons ATGGCAGGTAGTAGATGGATCCGGCCTGAG GTTTATCCTCTGTTCGCTGCCATGGGAGTCGCCGTTGGTATCTGTGGTATGCAGCTCATCCGCAACGTCACCATCAATCCTGAAGTCAG GGTTAACAAGCAGAACAGGGCTGCCGGAATTTTGGATAACTTTGAGGAAGGGAGAAAGTATTCTGAGAACTTTCTGAGGAAATTTGCTCGTAACAAGAGTCCTGAAATTATGCCATCCATCAATCGCTTCTTCACAGACCCCAACTAA
- the LOC126673257 gene encoding anaphase-promoting complex subunit 8 isoform X2: protein MSYVSTPVMEEDEVVDGDFYLLAKSYFDCREYRRAAHVLRDQTGKKSVFLRCYALYLAGEKRKEEEMIELEGPLGKSDTVNRELASLDREFATLRKNGTIDPFGLYLYGLVLKEKGNQNLALTVLVESVNYYPWNWSAWSELQSLCTTADTLSSLNLSYHWMKDFFLASAYQELRMHNESLAKYESLQSTFSYSNYIQAQIAKAQYSLREFEQVEVIFEELLRTDPHRIEDMDMYSNVLYAKECFAALSYLAHRVFTTDKYRPESCCIIGNYYSLKGQHEKSVMYFRRALKLNKNYLSAWTLMGHEYVEMKNTPAAIDAYRRAVDIYPRDYRAWYGLGQAYEMMGMPFYALHYFKKSVFLQPNDSRLWIAMAQCYETDQLHMLEEAIKCYRRAANCNDREAIALHQLAKLHAELGRAEEAAFYYKKDLERMEAEEREGPNMVEALLFLAQHCRERKRFEEAEVYCTRLLDYTGPEKETAKSMLRGMRASESSFPSMDVEHFHP from the exons ATGTCGTATGTTTCTACTCCTGTCATGGAGGAAGATGAGGTGGTTGATGGTGATTTCTACCTTTTGGCGAAGTCTTACTTTGATTGCCGAGAGTATAGAAGGGCTGCTCATGTTCTTCGAGATCAGACTGGGAAGAAATCAGTGTTCTTGAGATGTTATGCACTTTATTTG GCCGGAGAAAAGCGGAAGGAAGAAGAGATGATAGAGCTTGAAGGCCCCTTGGGTAAAAGTGATACCGTGAATCGTGAGCTAGCATCACTGGATAGAGAATTTGCAACACTTCGTAAGAATGGCACAATAGATCCTTTTGGCTTGTACTTATACGGTCTTGTGCTTAAAGAGAAAGGCAACCAGAATCTTGCTCTTACAGTTCTTGTGGAATCCGTGAATTACTATCCTTGGAATTGGAGTGCTTGGTCGGAGCTGCAATCTTTGTGTACTACGGCTGATACCTTGAGCAGCCTAAACCTCAGCTATCATTGGATGAAGGATTTTTTTCTTGCGAGTGCTTACCAAGAACTAAGGATGCACAATGAATCCCTTGCAAAATATGAATCTTTGCAAAGCACGTTCAGCTATAGTAATTATATTCAGGCTCAAATTGCCAAAGCTCAGTACAGTTTAAGGGAATTCGAGCAGGTTGAAGTTATATTTGAAGAACTCCTAAGGACTGACCCTCATCGAATAGAAGACATGGATATGTATTCCAATGTGCTCTATGCTAAGGAATGTTTTGCTGCCCTCAGCTATCTTGCTCATAGGGTATTTACGACTGACAAATACAGACCTGAATCCTGCTGCATCATTGGAAATTATTACAGTTTAAAGGGGCAGCATGAGAAATCTGTAATGTACTTTCGGAGGGCACTGAAGCTgaacaaaaattatttatctGCCTGGACTCTTATGGGTCATGAGTATGTAGAGATGAAAAACACTCCAGCTGCTATTGATGCGTATCGACGTGCTGTGGATATCTATCCTCGAGATTATCGAGCTTGGTATGGTCTTGGACAAGCATATGAAATGATGGGCATGCCCTTCTATGCTCTTCATTATTTTAAGAAGTCCGTATTTTTGCAGCCAAATGATTCTCGGTTATGGATAGCGATGGCTCAGTGTTACGAGACTGATCAACTTCACATGCTTGAGGAGGCAATTAAGTGTTACAGAAGAGCTGCAAATTGCAATGACAGGGAGGCAATAGCTCTGCATCAGTTAGCAAAGCTTCATGCTGAGCTTGGGCGTGCTGAAGAGGCAGCATTTTACTACAAGAAGGATTTGGAGAGGATGGAAGCTGAAGAGAGAGAAGGACCTAATATGGTTGAAGCTTTGCTGTTTCTTGCACAGCACTGTAGAGAGCGAAAAAGATTTGAAGAAGCAGAAGTTTATTGTACTCGTCTTCTGGATTACACTGGCCCG GAAAAGGAAACAGCAAAGAGTATGCTTCGTGGAATGAGAGCTTCAGAATCCAGTTTCCCTTCGATGGATGTTGAACATTTTCATCCCTGA
- the LOC126673257 gene encoding anaphase-promoting complex subunit 8 isoform X1 translates to MTSRENCRIELRTAIRQLTDRCLYSASKWAGEQLVGIELDPAKFTPSNTRFQRGSSSIRRRFRTNDVTSTPPAGMSYVSTPVMEEDEVVDGDFYLLAKSYFDCREYRRAAHVLRDQTGKKSVFLRCYALYLAGEKRKEEEMIELEGPLGKSDTVNRELASLDREFATLRKNGTIDPFGLYLYGLVLKEKGNQNLALTVLVESVNYYPWNWSAWSELQSLCTTADTLSSLNLSYHWMKDFFLASAYQELRMHNESLAKYESLQSTFSYSNYIQAQIAKAQYSLREFEQVEVIFEELLRTDPHRIEDMDMYSNVLYAKECFAALSYLAHRVFTTDKYRPESCCIIGNYYSLKGQHEKSVMYFRRALKLNKNYLSAWTLMGHEYVEMKNTPAAIDAYRRAVDIYPRDYRAWYGLGQAYEMMGMPFYALHYFKKSVFLQPNDSRLWIAMAQCYETDQLHMLEEAIKCYRRAANCNDREAIALHQLAKLHAELGRAEEAAFYYKKDLERMEAEEREGPNMVEALLFLAQHCRERKRFEEAEVYCTRLLDYTGPEKETAKSMLRGMRASESSFPSMDVEHFHP, encoded by the exons ATGACTTCAAGAGAAAATTGCAGAATTGAACTCCGAACTGCCATTCGACAACTCACCGATCGTTGTCTTTACTCTGCCTCCAAATG GGCGGGAGAGCAGCTGGTGGGAATTGAGCTGGATCCTGCAAAGTTCACCCCTTCAAATACTAGGTTCCAGCGTGGAAGCTCGAGTATTCGTCGAAGATTTCGCACCAATGATGTTACTTCTACGCCGCCAGCTGGCATGTCGTATGTTTCTACTCCTGTCATGGAGGAAGATGAGGTGGTTGATGGTGATTTCTACCTTTTGGCGAAGTCTTACTTTGATTGCCGAGAGTATAGAAGGGCTGCTCATGTTCTTCGAGATCAGACTGGGAAGAAATCAGTGTTCTTGAGATGTTATGCACTTTATTTG GCCGGAGAAAAGCGGAAGGAAGAAGAGATGATAGAGCTTGAAGGCCCCTTGGGTAAAAGTGATACCGTGAATCGTGAGCTAGCATCACTGGATAGAGAATTTGCAACACTTCGTAAGAATGGCACAATAGATCCTTTTGGCTTGTACTTATACGGTCTTGTGCTTAAAGAGAAAGGCAACCAGAATCTTGCTCTTACAGTTCTTGTGGAATCCGTGAATTACTATCCTTGGAATTGGAGTGCTTGGTCGGAGCTGCAATCTTTGTGTACTACGGCTGATACCTTGAGCAGCCTAAACCTCAGCTATCATTGGATGAAGGATTTTTTTCTTGCGAGTGCTTACCAAGAACTAAGGATGCACAATGAATCCCTTGCAAAATATGAATCTTTGCAAAGCACGTTCAGCTATAGTAATTATATTCAGGCTCAAATTGCCAAAGCTCAGTACAGTTTAAGGGAATTCGAGCAGGTTGAAGTTATATTTGAAGAACTCCTAAGGACTGACCCTCATCGAATAGAAGACATGGATATGTATTCCAATGTGCTCTATGCTAAGGAATGTTTTGCTGCCCTCAGCTATCTTGCTCATAGGGTATTTACGACTGACAAATACAGACCTGAATCCTGCTGCATCATTGGAAATTATTACAGTTTAAAGGGGCAGCATGAGAAATCTGTAATGTACTTTCGGAGGGCACTGAAGCTgaacaaaaattatttatctGCCTGGACTCTTATGGGTCATGAGTATGTAGAGATGAAAAACACTCCAGCTGCTATTGATGCGTATCGACGTGCTGTGGATATCTATCCTCGAGATTATCGAGCTTGGTATGGTCTTGGACAAGCATATGAAATGATGGGCATGCCCTTCTATGCTCTTCATTATTTTAAGAAGTCCGTATTTTTGCAGCCAAATGATTCTCGGTTATGGATAGCGATGGCTCAGTGTTACGAGACTGATCAACTTCACATGCTTGAGGAGGCAATTAAGTGTTACAGAAGAGCTGCAAATTGCAATGACAGGGAGGCAATAGCTCTGCATCAGTTAGCAAAGCTTCATGCTGAGCTTGGGCGTGCTGAAGAGGCAGCATTTTACTACAAGAAGGATTTGGAGAGGATGGAAGCTGAAGAGAGAGAAGGACCTAATATGGTTGAAGCTTTGCTGTTTCTTGCACAGCACTGTAGAGAGCGAAAAAGATTTGAAGAAGCAGAAGTTTATTGTACTCGTCTTCTGGATTACACTGGCCCG GAAAAGGAAACAGCAAAGAGTATGCTTCGTGGAATGAGAGCTTCAGAATCCAGTTTCCCTTCGATGGATGTTGAACATTTTCATCCCTGA
- the LOC126674541 gene encoding pentatricopeptide repeat-containing protein At1g74900, mitochondrial yields MLTKLLKANHPLPRLRHHSTATLPPSSPQATSISHLILNTTNPQTLTQSLHSPTIQWTPQLVNQILKLLWNHGPKALLFFKILSHHPSYSHKASAFDHTIDICARLRDFRTLWALVSRMQSCRLGPSPKTFAIIAERYVSIGKPHRAVRIFLSMHDYGCFQDLNSFNTILDVLCKSKRVEMAYNLFKALRSKFKADNVSYNIIVHGWCLIKRTPKALEMLKEMVERGLTPNLTSYNIMLDGYFKAGQIDEGWDFFLEMKKRKCEIDVVSYTCVIHGLGVVGEIKRARNVFNQMVKDGVLPSVATYNAFIQVLCKKDSVDSAILVFDEMVKKGYTPNSITWNLVVRGLCHAGEMQRALEFVERMEGDECEPNVQTYNILIRYFCDAGEIEKGLELFEKMGTGNCLPNLDTYNLLINAMFVRKKSDNLLVAGKLLVEMVDRGFLPRKLIFNRVLDGLLLTGNQDFAKEILSLQSRCGHLPRKFKL; encoded by the coding sequence ATGCTCACCAAGCTACTCAAAGCCAACCACCCTCTCCCCCGTCTCCGCCACCATTCCACCGCCACCCTACCACCGTCATCCCCACAAGCCACCTCCATATCCCACCTCATCCTCAACACCACAAACCCACAAACACTAACCCAATCCCTCCACTCCCCCACCATCCAATGGACTCCACAACTAGTTAATCAAATCCTCAAACTTCTATGGAACCATGGCCCGAAGGCTCTCCTTTTCTTCAAAATCCTCTCACACCACCCTTCATATTCCCACAAAGCTTCCGCCTTTGACCACACCATCGACATTTGCGCCCGTCTCCGAGACTTCCGAACCCTCTGGGCCCTTGTCTCGCGCATGCAGTCGTGCCGCCTCGGTCCTTCTCCGAAAACCTTCGCAATTATTGCTGAACGGTACGTTTCCATCGGCAAACCCCATAGAGCAGTTAGAATTTTCTTGTCAATGCATGATTATGGCTGCTTTCAAGATTTGAATTCTTTTAATACAATTCTTGATGTGTTGTGCAAGTCTAAGAGAGTTGAGATGGCTTATAATTTGTTTAAGGCTTTGAGAAGTAAGTTTAAAGCTGATAATGTTAGTTATAATATAATTGTTCATGGCTGGTGTTTGATTAAGAGGACACCTAAGGCTTTGGAGATGTTGAAGGAGATGGTTGAGAGAGGTTTAACTCCGAATTTGACGAGTTATAATATAATGCTCGATGGGTATTTTAAAGCTGGTCAGATTGATGAGGGTTGGGATTTCTTCTTGgaaatgaagaaaagaaaatgtgaGATCGATGTTGTTAGTTATACTTGTGTGATTCATGGACTTGGCGTTGTAGGTGAGATTAAGAGAGCTCGGAATGTTTTTAATCAGATGGTGAAGGATGGGGTTCTTCCTTCCGTGGCTACTTATAATGCTTTTATTCAAGTTTTGTGTAAGAAGGATAGTGTTGATAGTGCTATATTGGTTTTTGATGAGATGGTAAAAAAGGGTTATACGCCTAATTCGATAACTTGGAATTTGGTAGTTAGAGGACTGTGTCATGCGGGTGAAATGCAGAGGGCGTTGGAGTTTGTGGAACGAATGGAAGGTGATGAATGTGAGCCTAATGTTCAGACgtataatattttgattagaTACTTTTGTGATGCGGGAGAGATAGAGAAGGGATTGGAGTTGTTTGAGAAGATGGGTACTGGGAATTGCTTGCCGAATTTGGATACCTATAATTTACTAATAAATGCGATGTTTGTGAGGAAAAAATCGGATAATCTTTTGGTGGCAGGGAAATTATTGGTTGAGATGGTTGATAGAGGATTTCTTCCTCGAAAGCTTATTTTCAATCGGGTTCTTGATGGGCTTTTATTAACCGGCAACCAAGATTTTGCAAAAGAGATTCTGAGTTTACAGAGTAGATGTGGCCATCTTCCACGTAAATTCAAATTATGA